A genomic stretch from Leptodactylus fuscus isolate aLepFus1 chromosome 10, aLepFus1.hap2, whole genome shotgun sequence includes:
- the PGAP4 gene encoding GPI-N-acetylgalactosamine transferase PGAP4, translating into MRWSAVVRTPCCHLSALFLLTLLLASFCFRGLLYSPMFSRRLFLQQQSRDFLQQNLQDGADAFSHFQQLVSLGPNNGSVLCNHRSVASPAGTGIPLVVTIITTRRRPEYHYLLQVALGFLHRLSDCGPDCSDFKLLVCNVDPVPDTHADACLLSQLLPSVARYLTDRVAEAPNRFEQEKQDYTYCLSRSLELYSPEYVLLVEDDAVPLKDIFSAFFHLVQVRFPKEPLGGALYAKLYHPERLQGYVNPEPMRILEWIGLGGIWGLVLTWLYTVVFHRPRFSWGVCVALTVYAMLLAELAGRHYLLELRRASPALYNVVPATECCTPAMLFSEASARRTVQYLEELECAPGYAKDIALYNELWRRKERAWALEPNLVRHVGMFSTLRGSYEGEEPKLL; encoded by the coding sequence ATGCGCTGGTCTGCGGTGGTCAGAACTCCTTGCTGCCACCTCTCGGCCCTCTTCCTCCTGACCCTCCTCCTGGCCTCCTTCTGTTTCCGCGGTCTCTTGTACTCCCCCATGTTTTCTCGCAGACTCTTCCTCCAGCAGCAGAGTCGGGATTTCTTGCAGCAGAACTTGCAGGATGGAGCTGACGCCTTCAGCCATTTTCAGCAGCTTGTGTCCTTGGGGCCCAATAACGGGTCTGTCCTGTGCAACCACAGGTCTGTGGCATCGCCCGCAGGTACCGGCATCCCCCTGGTCGTCACCATCATCACGACAAGGCGCCGGCCTGAGTATCATTACCTCCTGCAGGTCGCCCTTGGATTTCTGCACCGACTGAGTGACTGCGGCCCGGACTGTTCTGACTTTAAGCTTTTAGTATGTAACGTGGACCCTGTCCCTGACACGCACGCCGATGCCTGCCTCCTCTCCCAGCTCCTGCCGTCGGTGGCACGCTATCTGACTGACCGCGTAGCCGAGGCCCCCAACCGCTTTgagcaggagaagcaggactatACCTACTGCCTGTCCCGCTCCCTGGAGCTGTACTCGCCGGAGTACGTCCTTCTGGTCGAGGACGACGCTGTCCCGCTCAAGGATATCTTTAGTGCCTTCTTCCACTTGGTGCAAGTGCGTTTCCCCAAGGAACCTCTAGGGGGAGCCCTGTATGCAAAGCTTTACCATCCAGAAAGATTGCAAGGCTACGTGAACCCGGAGCCCATGCGGATTTTGGAATGGATTGGCCTGGGAGGAATATGGGGCTTAGTTCTCACTTGGCTGTACACGGTTGTGTTTCACCGGCCGCGGTTTAGCTGGGGCGTCTGCGTGGCCTTGACCGTCTATGCCATGCTGCTGGCAGAGCTGGCGGGTAGGCATTATCTGTTAGAACTGCGCAGGGCGTCTCCTGCTCTTTACAACGTGGTGCCCGCCACAGAGTGCTGCACCCCTGCCATGCTGTTCTCTGAAGCCTCTGCCCGCAGGACCGTGCAGTATCTGGAGGAACTGGAGTGTGCGCCGGGTTATGCCAAGGACATCGCCCTGTACAATGAGCTttggagaaggaaggagagggCGTGGGCCCTGGAGCCCAACCTGGTCCGACACGTGGGAATGTTTTCTACCCTCAGAGGGTCGTATGAAGGAGAAGAACCCAAACTCTTATGA